A single window of Actinoallomurus bryophytorum DNA harbors:
- a CDS encoding Ppx/GppA phosphatase family protein: MSASTRVAAIDCGTNSVRLLIADIRGGELVELERRMEVVRLGQGVDRSGRLAPEALERTFTAMRGYAKLVAGHGAERVRVVATSATRDAANRDEFVRGVVEIFGVEPEVISGDEEARLSFAGATKDLAALRPMRPYLVVDIGGGSTEFVLGTGDVEAARSVDIGCVRMTERHLRGDPPSPEQVAAAVADIDAALAAVRTGAATPGEAAASRSAEAALVSENGDGALAPPAPAAPDVPGVPIERARTLVGLAGSVTTVAGIALDLPEYDPRRIHMSRLKARQVHDVTRMLLHSTHDERAAIGVMHPGRVDVIGAGALILDRIMREYGFADVVVSEHDILDGIAWSLV, from the coding sequence CATCGCCGATATCCGCGGCGGGGAGCTGGTCGAGCTCGAACGCCGGATGGAGGTCGTTCGGCTCGGCCAGGGTGTGGACAGGTCCGGGCGGCTCGCGCCGGAGGCCCTCGAACGCACCTTCACCGCGATGCGCGGCTACGCCAAGCTCGTCGCCGGCCACGGGGCCGAGCGCGTACGCGTCGTGGCCACCAGCGCCACCCGTGACGCCGCCAACCGGGACGAGTTCGTACGTGGTGTCGTCGAGATCTTCGGAGTGGAGCCGGAGGTCATCTCGGGAGACGAGGAGGCACGGCTCTCCTTCGCGGGAGCGACGAAGGACCTCGCGGCGCTCCGCCCGATGCGGCCCTACCTCGTCGTGGACATCGGTGGCGGGTCGACTGAGTTCGTCCTCGGCACCGGCGACGTCGAGGCGGCGCGGTCCGTCGACATCGGCTGCGTGCGGATGACCGAGCGCCATCTTCGCGGCGACCCGCCCTCACCGGAACAGGTCGCGGCGGCCGTCGCCGACATCGACGCCGCTCTCGCGGCCGTACGCACCGGAGCGGCCACCCCTGGTGAGGCCGCCGCGTCCCGCAGCGCCGAGGCGGCGCTCGTGAGCGAGAACGGCGACGGGGCGCTCGCGCCGCCGGCGCCGGCCGCGCCCGACGTGCCGGGCGTGCCGATCGAGCGGGCCCGTACGCTCGTGGGGCTGGCCGGCTCGGTGACGACCGTCGCGGGCATCGCCCTGGACCTGCCCGAGTACGACCCCCGGCGCATCCACATGTCACGGCTCAAGGCCCGGCAGGTGCACGACGTGACCCGGATGCTCCTGCACTCCACGCACGACGAGCGTGCCGCGATCGGCGTCATGCATCCCGGCCGGGTCGACGTCATCGGTGCCGGCGCGCTCATCCTCGACCGCATCATGCGCGAGTACGGCTTCGCGGACGTGGTCGTGAGCGAGCACGACATCCTCGACGGCATCGCATGGTCTCTGGTCTGA